In the Pungitius pungitius chromosome 5, fPunPun2.1, whole genome shotgun sequence genome, one interval contains:
- the LOC119224962 gene encoding CXXC-type zinc finger protein 4-like, which translates to MPRSKKGPGPPPGDIDTFSTDAEARRTPSEKTSPLSKYIETEHQQAGLFSLSPLDDSPDAAAAAADLQKKRRKKCGDCGPCLRRENCGSCANCLNRKTGKQICKLRKCDQLKRRREEWEVSVAPAAIV; encoded by the coding sequence ATGCCCAGGTCAAAGAAAGGGCCCGGTCCGCCACCCGGGGACATTGACACATTCTCAACGGATGCGGAGGCACGCAGGACACCCTCAGAGAAGACGTCCCCTCTCAGCAAATACATCGAGACCGAGCACCAGCAAGCGGGgctcttctctctttcccccctgGACGACTCGccggacgccgccgccgccgccgccgacctgcagaagaaaaggaggaagaaatgcGGCGACTGCGGCCCCTGCCTCCGCAGGGAGAACTGCGGGAGCTGCGCCAACTGTTTGAACCGCAAGACGGGCAAGCAGATCTGCAAGCTGCGCAAATGTGACCAGCTgaagaggagacgggaggagtgggaggtgaGCGTGGCGCCGGCGGCCATCGTGTAA